Proteins from a single region of Callithrix jacchus isolate 240 chromosome 12, calJac240_pri, whole genome shotgun sequence:
- the GNG13 gene encoding guanine nucleotide-binding protein G(I)/G(S)/G(O) subunit gamma-13 produces MEEWDVPQMKKEVESLKYQLSYQREMASKTIPELLKWIEDGIPKDPFLNPDLMKNNPWVEKGKCTIL; encoded by the exons ATGGAGGAGTGGGACGTGCCTCAGATGAAAAAGGAGGTGGAGAGCCTCAAGTACCAGCTGTCCTACCAGCGAGAGATGGCCTCCAAGACCATCCCCGA GCTGCTGAAGTGGATTGAGGATGGGATCCCCAAAGACCCTTTCCTGAACCCCGACCTGATGAAGAACAACCCGTGGGTGGAGAAGGGCAAGTGCACCATCCTGTGA